Proteins co-encoded in one Equus przewalskii isolate Varuska chromosome 27, EquPr2, whole genome shotgun sequence genomic window:
- the VPS26C gene encoding vacuolar protein sorting-associated protein 26C isoform X2 — protein sequence MGTSLDIKIKRANKVYHAGEMLSGVVVVSGKDPVQHQGLFLTVEGTVNLQLSAKSVGVFEAFYNSVKPIQIINSTLEMVKPGKFPPGKTEIPFEFPLHVKGNKVLYETYHGVFVNIQYTLRCDMKRSLLAKDLTKTCEFIVHSAPQKGKLTPSPVDFTITPETLQNVKERALLPKFLIRGHLNSTNCVITQPLTGELVVESSEAAIRSIELQLVRVETCGCAEGYARDATEIQNIQIADGDVCRSLSVPIYMVFPRLFTCPTLETTNFKVEFEVNIVVLLHADHLITENFPLKLCRV from the exons GAGATGCTCTCGGGGGTGGTGGTCGTGTCTGGCAAGGACCCAGTCCAGCACCAGGGCCTCTTTCTGACGGTGGAGGGGACCGTGAACCTGCAGCTCAGCGCCAAGAGCGTGGGCGTCTTCGAGGCCTTCTATAATTCCGTGAAG CCTATCCAGATCATCAACAGCACCCTCGAAATGGTGAAGCCAGGGAAATTCCCCCCCGGCAAAACAGAGATTCCTTTTGAGTTTCCTCTGCACGTGAAGGGGAACAAGGTTCTGTATGAGACTTACCACGGCGTGTTTGTCAACATTCAG TACACCCTGCGCTGTGACATGAAGCGGTCTCTGCTGGCCAAGGACTTGACAAAGACCTGTGAATTCATCGTTCACTCTGCT CCTCAGAAGGGGAAACTGACCCCGAGCCCCGTGGATTTCACCATCACACCTGAAACCCTGCAGAACGTCAAAGAG AGGGCCTTGCTCCCTAAATTTCTCATCAGAGGACATCTCAACTCCACCAACTGTGTTATCACACAGCCACTGACAGGAGAGCTGGTGGTGGAGAGCTCGGAGGCCGCCATCAGGAGCATCGAGCTGCAGCTGGTGCGCGTGGAGACCTGCG GGTGTGCGGAAGGCTATGCGCGAGATGCCACGGAGATTCAGAACATTCAGATCGCCGATGGGGATGTCTGTCGGAGCCTCTCTGTCCCCATATACATGGTCTTCCCCCGGCTCTTCACCTGTCCCACGCTGGAGACCACCAACTTCAAAGTGG AGTTCGAGGTGAACATCGTGGTGCTGCTCCACGCCGACCACCTCATCACCGAGAACTTCCCGCTGAAGCTCTGCAGGGTGTAG
- the VPS26C gene encoding vacuolar protein sorting-associated protein 26C isoform X1 translates to MGTSLDIKIKRANKVYHAGEMLSGVVVVSGKDPVQHQGLFLTVEGTVNLQLSAKSVGVFEAFYNSVKPIQIINSTLEMVKPGKFPPGKTEIPFEFPLHVKGNKVLYETYHGVFVNIQYTLRCDMKRSLLAKDLTKTCEFIVHSAPQKGKLTPSPVDFTITPETLQNVKERALLPKFLIRGHLNSTNCVITQPLTGELVVESSEAAIRSIELQLVRVETCGCAEGYARDATEIQNIQIADGDVCRSLSVPIYMVFPRLFTCPTLETTNFKVGRAQWGRGTHVSREGSNSAFARLTKGRPSLLTSTTR, encoded by the exons GAGATGCTCTCGGGGGTGGTGGTCGTGTCTGGCAAGGACCCAGTCCAGCACCAGGGCCTCTTTCTGACGGTGGAGGGGACCGTGAACCTGCAGCTCAGCGCCAAGAGCGTGGGCGTCTTCGAGGCCTTCTATAATTCCGTGAAG CCTATCCAGATCATCAACAGCACCCTCGAAATGGTGAAGCCAGGGAAATTCCCCCCCGGCAAAACAGAGATTCCTTTTGAGTTTCCTCTGCACGTGAAGGGGAACAAGGTTCTGTATGAGACTTACCACGGCGTGTTTGTCAACATTCAG TACACCCTGCGCTGTGACATGAAGCGGTCTCTGCTGGCCAAGGACTTGACAAAGACCTGTGAATTCATCGTTCACTCTGCT CCTCAGAAGGGGAAACTGACCCCGAGCCCCGTGGATTTCACCATCACACCTGAAACCCTGCAGAACGTCAAAGAG AGGGCCTTGCTCCCTAAATTTCTCATCAGAGGACATCTCAACTCCACCAACTGTGTTATCACACAGCCACTGACAGGAGAGCTGGTGGTGGAGAGCTCGGAGGCCGCCATCAGGAGCATCGAGCTGCAGCTGGTGCGCGTGGAGACCTGCG GGTGTGCGGAAGGCTATGCGCGAGATGCCACGGAGATTCAGAACATTCAGATCGCCGATGGGGATGTCTGTCGGAGCCTCTCTGTCCCCATATACATGGTCTTCCCCCGGCTCTTCACCTGTCCCACGCTGGAGACCACCAACTTCAAAGTGG GGAGAGCACAGTGGGGTCGGGGCACCCATGTCAGCAGAGAGGGCAGCAACTCAGCGTTCGCCAGACTCACAAAAGGACGGCCAAGTCTGCTGACATCTACGACACGCTGA